The Haemophilus parainfluenzae genome window below encodes:
- the pnuC gene encoding nicotinamide riboside transporter PnuC has translation MNWTERLKEEFLSGWKLFEVAWVVIFLAAQIIAYVLAPDSPLGMISGIAGILCVVLVSKGKISNYFFGLIFAYTYFYVAWGNNFLGEMNTVLYVYIPSQFIGYFMWKQHMQNDNGGESVIAKALTPKGWAILLVSVGVGTFCFVQALKAAGGSSTGLDGLTTIITVAAQLLMILRYREQWLLWIVLNVLSILLWAEQPAMYLMYSAYLLNSLYGYYNWTKLVKAENH, from the coding sequence ATGAATTGGACAGAACGACTTAAAGAAGAATTTTTATCAGGCTGGAAACTGTTTGAAGTGGCATGGGTAGTTATTTTCCTTGCTGCTCAAATTATTGCTTATGTTCTTGCACCGGATAGTCCATTAGGCATGATTTCGGGCATTGCAGGTATTCTCTGTGTCGTATTGGTGAGTAAAGGTAAAATTAGTAACTATTTCTTTGGGCTTATTTTTGCTTACACCTATTTTTATGTCGCCTGGGGAAACAATTTCCTTGGTGAAATGAATACGGTGCTCTATGTGTATATCCCATCACAATTTATCGGCTATTTTATGTGGAAACAACACATGCAAAATGATAATGGCGGTGAAAGTGTAATTGCAAAAGCTTTGACGCCAAAAGGTTGGGCAATTTTACTCGTGAGTGTTGGGGTTGGTACTTTTTGCTTTGTGCAAGCCTTAAAAGCGGCAGGCGGGAGTTCTACAGGATTAGATGGTTTAACCACGATTATCACCGTAGCGGCACAATTATTGATGATTTTGCGTTATCGTGAGCAATGGTTATTATGGATTGTCTTAAATGTGCTTTCCATTTTGCTTTGGGCAGAACAGCCAGCAATGTACTTAATGTATAGTGCTTACTTACTCAACTCATTATATGGTTATTACAACTGGACGAAGCTCGTCAAAGCAGAAAATCACTAA
- the rluA gene encoding bifunctional tRNA pseudouridine(32) synthase/23S rRNA pseudouridine(746) synthase RluA, whose amino-acid sequence MALIEYHPSLEPYLDIIYQDNHICVVNKPSGLLSVPGNQPEYYDSAMSRVKEKFGFCEPAHRLDMATSGIILFALSKAADKELKRQFREREPKKYYQALVWGHLEQDSGEINLPMICDWENRPRQRIDFVFGKRAVTFYEVLERLPTNCTRVKLTPITGRSHQLRLHTLALGHPILGDKFYSHPQAKSMSPRLCLHAEELMIAHPITGEKMTFRAEAEF is encoded by the coding sequence ATGGCACTTATTGAATACCATCCCTCTTTAGAACCGTATTTAGATATTATCTATCAAGATAATCATATCTGCGTGGTAAATAAACCAAGCGGTTTACTTTCAGTTCCTGGCAATCAACCTGAATACTACGATAGTGCGATGAGCCGGGTAAAAGAGAAATTTGGATTTTGTGAACCTGCACACCGTTTAGATATGGCCACAAGTGGGATTATTCTATTTGCATTAAGTAAAGCGGCAGATAAAGAGTTGAAACGTCAATTCCGTGAACGTGAGCCAAAGAAATATTATCAAGCTTTAGTATGGGGACACTTAGAACAAGATAGTGGGGAAATTAATCTTCCTATGATTTGTGATTGGGAAAATCGCCCTCGTCAACGCATTGATTTTGTATTTGGCAAAAGAGCGGTCACTTTTTATGAAGTTTTAGAACGGTTACCAACTAACTGTACTCGAGTGAAACTGACACCAATCACAGGACGTTCGCATCAACTTCGTTTACATACGCTTGCGCTTGGACATCCCATTTTAGGGGACAAGTTTTATTCTCACCCACAAGCTAAATCGATGTCACCTCGCTTATGCTTACATGCAGAAGAACTTATGATTGCTCACCCTATTACAGGTGAAAAAATGACATTCAGAGCTGAAGCTGAATTTTAG
- the gnd gene encoding decarboxylating NADP(+)-dependent phosphogluconate dehydrogenase, translating to MSVKGDIGVIGLAVMGQNLILNMNDHGFKVVAYNRTTSKVDEFLQGAAKGTNIIGAYSLEDLASKLEKPRKVMLMVRAGDVVDQFIEALLPHLEEGDIIIDGGNSNYPDTNRRVKALAEKGIRFIGSGVSGGEEGARHGPSIMPGGNQDAWQYVKPIFQAISAKTEQGEPCCDWVGGEGAGHFVKMVHNGIEYGDMQLICEAYQFLKEGLGLSYEEMQSIFAEWKKTELDSYLIDITTDILGYKDADGEPLVEKILDTAGQKGTGKWTGINALDFGIPLTLITESVFARCVSSFKDQRIAANQLFNKTVVPVEGDKKVWIEAVRKALLASKIISYAQGFMLIREASEQFGWDINYGATALLWREGCIIRSRFLGNIRDAYEANPDLIFLGSDSYFKGILENALSDWRKVVAKSIEVGIPMPCMASAITFLDGYTSARLPANLLQAQRDYFGAHTYERTDKPRGEFFHTNWTGRGGNTASTTYDV from the coding sequence ATGTCAGTAAAAGGCGACATCGGTGTTATCGGCTTAGCCGTAATGGGGCAAAACCTCATTTTAAATATGAACGATCATGGCTTTAAAGTCGTGGCATATAACCGTACCACTTCAAAAGTGGATGAATTTTTACAAGGTGCAGCAAAAGGCACGAATATTATCGGCGCATACTCTTTAGAAGATTTAGCTTCTAAATTAGAAAAACCACGTAAAGTGATGTTAATGGTGCGCGCGGGTGATGTAGTAGATCAATTCATTGAGGCATTATTACCGCACTTAGAAGAAGGCGATATTATTATTGATGGTGGTAACTCAAACTACCCAGATACAAATCGTCGTGTAAAAGCGTTAGCGGAAAAAGGCATTCGCTTTATCGGTTCGGGGGTTTCTGGCGGTGAAGAAGGTGCGCGTCATGGGCCATCTATCATGCCGGGTGGTAATCAAGATGCATGGCAATATGTGAAACCAATCTTCCAAGCAATCTCCGCTAAAACCGAACAAGGCGAACCTTGCTGTGACTGGGTTGGCGGTGAAGGCGCAGGCCACTTTGTGAAAATGGTTCACAATGGTATTGAATATGGCGATATGCAATTAATCTGTGAAGCGTACCAATTCTTAAAAGAAGGTTTAGGCTTAAGCTACGAAGAGATGCAATCGATCTTCGCAGAATGGAAAAAAACTGAGCTTGATAGCTATCTAATCGATATCACCACCGACATTCTTGGTTATAAAGATGCGGATGGTGAGCCATTAGTTGAAAAAATCTTAGATACTGCTGGTCAAAAAGGGACAGGTAAATGGACGGGCATCAACGCATTAGATTTCGGTATTCCTTTAACTTTAATCACTGAATCCGTCTTTGCTCGTTGCGTATCTTCATTTAAAGATCAACGTATTGCAGCAAATCAATTATTCAATAAAACAGTTGTTCCAGTTGAAGGTGACAAAAAAGTTTGGATTGAAGCGGTACGTAAAGCATTATTGGCGTCAAAAATCATTTCTTACGCACAAGGTTTTATGCTGATTCGTGAAGCTTCTGAACAATTTGGTTGGGATATTAACTATGGTGCAACGGCGTTATTATGGCGTGAAGGTTGTATTATCCGTAGCCGTTTCTTAGGTAACATTCGTGATGCATATGAAGCAAATCCAGATTTAATCTTCTTGGGTTCAGATAGTTACTTCAAAGGTATTTTAGAAAACGCATTAAGTGACTGGCGTAAAGTGGTGGCAAAATCTATCGAAGTGGGTATTCCAATGCCTTGTATGGCGTCTGCAATCACTTTCTTAGATGGGTATACTTCAGCACGTTTACCAGCAAACTTATTGCAAGCACAACGTGACTACTTCGGCGCACATACTTATGAGCGTACTGATAAACCACGTGGCGAATTCTTCCATACTAACTGGACAGGTCGTGGCGGTAACACAGCATCTACCACTTATGATGTGTAA
- a CDS encoding DUF4298 domain-containing protein: protein MLPQPRLDKISEMENLLNEAESFLADAEQFLEKWQAFLPKMKTLEHYYFDGDWREDYQAYEDGKIPEDMPCGVLSEDLVFNASVGHHGLAIEYLKVVAKVLDQAKD, encoded by the coding sequence ATGTTACCTCAACCACGCTTGGATAAAATTTCAGAAATGGAAAATCTTCTCAATGAAGCGGAGAGTTTCTTAGCTGACGCGGAACAATTTCTTGAAAAATGGCAAGCCTTCTTACCAAAAATGAAAACCTTAGAACACTATTATTTTGATGGTGACTGGCGAGAAGATTATCAAGCTTATGAAGACGGTAAGATCCCTGAGGATATGCCTTGTGGTGTATTAAGTGAGGACTTGGTATTTAATGCGAGCGTAGGACACCATGGATTGGCGATTGAATATTTGAAAGTGGTTGCGAAAGTATTAGATCAAGCTAAAGATTAA
- the rpmJ gene encoding 50S ribosomal protein L36 has protein sequence MKVRASVKKMCRNCKIVKREGVVRVLCSDPKHKQRQG, from the coding sequence ATGAAAGTTCGTGCTTCCGTTAAGAAGATGTGCCGTAACTGTAAAATTGTTAAACGTGAAGGTGTTGTTCGCGTACTATGCAGCGACCCTAAACATAAACAACGTCAAGGTTAA
- the rpsM gene encoding 30S ribosomal protein S13 translates to MARIAGINIPDHKHAVIALTAIYGIGKTRSKSICAAAGIAEDVKISELSEEQIDKLRDEVGKFTVEGDLRREVTLNIKRLLDLGCYRGLRHRRSLPVRGQRTKTNARTRKGPRKPIKK, encoded by the coding sequence GTGGCCCGTATTGCAGGCATTAACATTCCTGATCACAAACACGCTGTAATCGCTTTAACTGCAATTTACGGTATCGGTAAAACTCGTTCTAAGAGCATTTGTGCTGCAGCGGGTATTGCTGAAGATGTTAAGATCAGCGAATTGTCTGAAGAGCAGATTGACAAACTGCGTGACGAAGTTGGTAAATTTACCGTTGAAGGTGACTTACGTCGTGAAGTAACACTAAACATCAAACGTCTTTTAGACTTAGGTTGTTACCGTGGTTTACGTCATCGTCGTAGTTTACCGGTACGTGGTCAACGTACTAAAACTAATGCGCGTACCCGTAAGGGTCCACGTAAGCCGATCAAAAAATAG
- a CDS encoding tRNA1(Val) (adenine(37)-N6)-methyltransferase, giving the protein MSSFTFKQFHINQQHCAMKVGTDGILLGAWADVSDCQRILDMGTGTGLVALMLAQLSHEHCQIEAVELDPFAAQQAQENFQTSPWHNRLHLTRQDVQTYCQQTAHQFDLIVANPPYFAQGVECKNDERALARYVQQSHLDWLNWAMSCLSEKGKISFVLPYEAGKTLINSTALYCIKQTDVITKIGKDPQRMLLTFSREHLPQVKDSLVIYDENNQYTEEFIALTKAFYLKM; this is encoded by the coding sequence ATGAGCAGCTTTACCTTTAAACAATTCCATATTAATCAACAACATTGTGCAATGAAAGTCGGCACTGACGGCATTTTACTGGGTGCATGGGCGGATGTGTCTGATTGTCAGCGTATTCTTGATATGGGGACTGGCACAGGCTTGGTTGCATTAATGCTTGCCCAACTAAGTCATGAGCATTGCCAAATTGAAGCCGTTGAACTTGATCCCTTTGCAGCACAACAAGCACAAGAAAACTTCCAGACCTCGCCATGGCATAATCGTCTTCATTTAACACGCCAAGACGTGCAAACTTATTGCCAACAAACAGCGCATCAATTTGATTTAATTGTGGCTAATCCGCCTTATTTTGCACAAGGCGTTGAATGTAAAAATGACGAACGAGCACTTGCCCGTTATGTTCAACAAAGTCATTTAGATTGGTTAAATTGGGCGATGAGTTGTTTATCCGAAAAAGGAAAAATCAGTTTTGTCTTGCCTTATGAGGCGGGGAAAACATTGATAAATTCAACCGCACTTTATTGCATTAAGCAGACTGATGTCATTACAAAAATAGGAAAAGATCCACAACGGATGTTACTCACGTTTAGCCGAGAGCATTTACCACAGGTAAAAGATAGCTTGGTAATTTATGACGAAAACAATCAGTACACAGAGGAATTTATTGCATTGACGAAGGCATTTTATTTAAAAATGTAA
- a CDS encoding helix-turn-helix domain-containing protein: MGKHYAIEFKLQVLQPILNGKMSIREAARFYNIPSNTLVGTWLKRFEKSGIKGLIPRKPSGRPPMKPKYAKMPPPPKTEEDRLRLRILQLEAEVAYLKELRRLRLQDEAEQRKLSKG, from the coding sequence ATGGGTAAACACTACGCAATCGAATTTAAATTACAGGTTCTTCAACCTATTTTGAATGGGAAAATGAGTATTAGAGAAGCTGCGCGTTTTTACAATATTCCTTCCAACACCCTAGTCGGGACATGGTTGAAACGGTTTGAAAAAAGTGGCATAAAAGGACTTATTCCCCGTAAACCATCAGGACGACCGCCGATGAAACCCAAATATGCAAAAATGCCACCGCCACCCAAAACTGAAGAAGACCGTTTACGCCTGAGAATTTTACAGCTTGAAGCGGAGGTGGCCTACCTAAAGGAGTTGAGAAGGCTCAGACTTCAGGACGAAGCCGAGCAACGGAAATTATCCAAAGGTTAA
- a CDS encoding IS3 family transposase, producing the protein MLKKAIKRIKANHPDYGYRRVHASLPGVNHKKVQRLMQTLGLQVQSRKSKKFTTYRGTIGGLHRIILNAILVQRPRNKNG; encoded by the coding sequence TTGTTGAAAAAGGCCATTAAACGCATCAAAGCCAATCATCCTGATTATGGCTACCGACGAGTTCATGCCAGCTTGCCAGGCGTGAATCATAAAAAAGTTCAACGTTTAATGCAGACACTTGGGCTTCAAGTGCAGTCAAGAAAAAGCAAGAAATTTACGACCTATCGAGGCACGATAGGGGGATTGCACCGAATCATCTTGAACGCGATTTTAGTGCAACGGCCCCGAAACAAAAATGGGTGA
- the rpsD gene encoding 30S ribosomal protein S4: MARYLGPKLKLSRREGTDLFLKSGVRAIDSKCKIDTAPGQHGARKPRLSDYGSQLREKQKVRRIYGILERQFRNYYKEANRLKGNTGANLLVLLEGRLDNVVYRMGFAATRAEARQLVSHKAIVVNGRVVNIPSFQVSVNDVVAVREKSKKQARIKASLELAEQREKPTWLEVDSAKMEGVFKRVPERSDLSADINEHLIVELYSK; the protein is encoded by the coding sequence ATGGCAAGATATTTGGGTCCTAAACTCAAGCTCAGCCGTCGTGAAGGCACTGATTTATTCCTTAAATCAGGTGTGCGTGCGATTGATTCAAAATGTAAAATTGATACAGCACCAGGTCAACACGGTGCTCGTAAACCGCGTTTGTCTGATTATGGTAGTCAATTACGTGAAAAACAAAAAGTTCGTCGTATCTATGGTATTTTAGAACGTCAATTCCGTAACTACTATAAAGAAGCAAACCGTTTAAAAGGTAATACTGGTGCAAACTTACTAGTATTATTAGAAGGTAGATTGGATAACGTTGTTTATCGCATGGGATTTGCTGCAACTCGCGCAGAAGCTCGTCAATTAGTGAGCCACAAAGCGATTGTCGTAAATGGTCGTGTTGTAAATATCCCATCTTTCCAAGTTTCTGTAAATGATGTCGTTGCTGTTCGTGAGAAATCTAAAAAACAAGCACGTATTAAAGCATCGTTAGAATTAGCAGAACAAAGAGAAAAACCAACTTGGTTAGAAGTTGATTCTGCGAAAATGGAAGGTGTGTTCAAACGTGTTCCTGAACGTTCTGATTTATCAGCAGACATTAACGAACATCTGATCGTTGAGCTTTACTCTAAATAA
- the rapA gene encoding RNA polymerase-associated protein RapA — protein sequence MSFAIGQRWISETENNLGLGMITALDFRSVTLHFPATDETRIYAVAQAPLTRIALNKGEQLHHQAGWQGEVLDIQEMNGLLFYLVKNAQGEDVIVNEKELSPIISFSQAKDRLFSSQIDRSEHFALRYQTLLHQQAQFQSPLHGLRGNRAGLIPHQLHIAQEVGNRINPRVLLADEVGLGKTIEAGMILQNQLFAEKVQRVLIIVPETLQHQWLVEMLRRFNLHFSLFDEERCEDFAEQAINPFSTESLIICALDWLKAHPHRVQQAIEAEFDCLIVDEAHHLAWSENAPSTAYLLVEQLANAIPSVLLLTATPEQLGLESHFARLRLLDPERFYDYQAFLKEQENYQPVADAVQSLLSEKPLNAVEKNHISDLLNERNIEPLFKALACHNDEEKQAARQELIQNLIDRHGTSRILFRNTRQGVKGFPHRVYHQITIDAAEVDEKIHWLIDFLKSHRNEKILVICKTAQTAIQLEQILREKEAIRSAVFHEKMSIIERDRAAAYFADTDNGAQVLLSSSIGSEGRNFQFACHLVLFDLPENPDLLEQCIGRLDRIGQTRDVKIYVPCLANSTQQDLARWYHEGLNAFEQTCPIGMALFEQYEALLKVRSENKENFEQLILQTQKQAKALRLALEKGRDRLLELNSNGGEKAQRLAAEIAQTDNSPQLVDFTLNLFDIIGVEQDDLGENSIVITPTGTMLVPNFPGLKEEGITITFDRQLALAREELEFLTWDHPMIRQGIDLIASGDIGKAAMALLVNKQLPAGTLLVELIYMIESQSPKGLQLNRFLPPTPVRLLLDSKGNDLSGQVNFDSLQNKLKPLGKNISNKMVKMVRSNIEQLIKLGDHKITEIAQTQIREASKLADQTLSTELNRLIALKAVNKNIRQAEIDVLEKQRVLSLKELSKASWRLDSLRVIVTNKE from the coding sequence ATGTCATTTGCAATCGGTCAACGTTGGATTAGTGAAACCGAAAATAACCTCGGATTAGGGATGATTACCGCCTTAGATTTCCGCTCGGTTACCCTTCACTTTCCTGCCACGGATGAAACCCGAATTTACGCGGTGGCGCAAGCGCCATTAACCCGAATTGCATTGAATAAAGGGGAACAACTTCATCACCAAGCAGGTTGGCAGGGTGAAGTCCTTGATATTCAAGAAATGAATGGTCTCTTATTTTATTTAGTCAAAAATGCACAAGGCGAAGATGTTATCGTCAATGAAAAAGAACTTTCTCCGATAATATCTTTTAGCCAAGCGAAAGATCGCCTCTTTTCATCACAGATTGATCGTAGTGAACATTTTGCATTGCGCTATCAAACACTTCTGCATCAACAAGCTCAATTTCAATCGCCTTTGCATGGCTTACGAGGCAATCGAGCGGGATTAATTCCTCATCAACTTCATATTGCGCAAGAGGTAGGAAATCGTATCAATCCTCGCGTGCTCTTAGCGGATGAAGTAGGGTTAGGTAAAACCATTGAAGCGGGCATGATTTTGCAAAACCAGCTTTTTGCTGAAAAAGTACAACGTGTGTTAATTATTGTACCGGAAACCTTGCAACATCAATGGCTTGTCGAAATGCTTCGTCGTTTTAATTTACATTTTTCATTATTTGATGAAGAACGTTGTGAAGATTTTGCCGAACAAGCCATCAATCCATTTAGCACGGAAAGCTTAATTATCTGTGCATTAGATTGGTTGAAAGCACATCCTCATCGCGTACAACAAGCCATTGAAGCTGAATTTGACTGTTTAATTGTCGATGAAGCGCATCATTTGGCTTGGTCTGAAAATGCACCAAGTACCGCTTATTTATTGGTGGAACAATTAGCTAACGCTATTCCGTCTGTTTTATTACTCACTGCAACGCCTGAACAACTAGGTTTGGAAAGCCATTTTGCACGCTTGCGCTTGCTTGATCCTGAGCGTTTTTATGATTACCAAGCCTTCTTAAAAGAACAGGAAAATTATCAACCTGTGGCCGATGCGGTGCAATCACTGCTTTCAGAGAAGCCGCTAAATGCGGTCGAAAAAAATCACATTTCTGATTTACTCAATGAGCGGAATATTGAACCATTATTCAAAGCTTTAGCCTGCCATAATGATGAGGAAAAGCAAGCTGCACGACAAGAGCTTATTCAAAATCTCATCGACAGACATGGCACAAGCCGAATTTTATTTCGCAATACACGCCAAGGGGTGAAAGGTTTCCCGCACCGGGTTTACCATCAAATAACGATTGATGCGGCTGAAGTAGATGAAAAAATTCATTGGTTAATTGATTTTCTAAAATCACACCGAAATGAAAAAATCTTAGTCATTTGTAAAACAGCACAAACGGCAATTCAACTTGAGCAAATTTTACGAGAAAAAGAAGCCATTCGCAGTGCCGTTTTCCATGAAAAAATGTCGATTATTGAACGAGATCGCGCGGCGGCTTATTTTGCCGATACCGATAATGGTGCACAAGTTTTACTGAGTTCTAGCATTGGTTCTGAAGGCAGAAATTTCCAATTTGCTTGTCATCTTGTACTCTTCGATTTACCAGAGAATCCTGATTTACTTGAGCAATGTATTGGCCGTTTAGATCGTATTGGACAAACACGAGATGTAAAAATTTATGTACCTTGCCTCGCAAACTCTACGCAGCAAGATTTAGCACGTTGGTATCATGAAGGTTTAAATGCCTTTGAACAAACGTGTCCTATTGGCATGGCATTGTTTGAACAATATGAAGCTTTATTAAAAGTGCGGTCAGAAAACAAAGAGAATTTTGAGCAACTTATTCTCCAAACGCAAAAACAAGCAAAAGCATTGCGCTTAGCCTTAGAGAAAGGACGCGATCGTTTGTTAGAATTAAATTCTAATGGTGGAGAAAAGGCACAACGACTTGCGGCAGAAATTGCTCAAACAGATAATTCCCCACAATTAGTCGATTTTACACTGAATTTATTTGATATTATTGGTGTAGAACAAGATGATTTAGGTGAAAACAGCATTGTCATCACGCCAACGGGCACCATGCTTGTTCCTAATTTTCCAGGACTAAAAGAAGAAGGTATCACAATAACTTTTGACCGACAACTTGCCCTTGCTCGTGAGGAATTAGAATTTCTTACCTGGGATCATCCAATGATACGTCAAGGCATTGATTTAATCGCTTCTGGTGACATTGGCAAAGCAGCAATGGCATTATTAGTCAATAAACAGCTGCCTGCTGGCACGCTGCTGGTTGAATTGATCTATATGATTGAAAGCCAATCACCAAAAGGTTTGCAACTGAATCGTTTTCTTCCGCCTACACCTGTTCGCTTATTGCTGGATAGCAAAGGAAACGATCTCTCCGGACAAGTTAATTTTGACTCATTGCAAAATAAACTTAAGCCCCTAGGTAAAAACATTTCGAATAAAATGGTCAAAATGGTTCGTTCAAATATTGAGCAATTAATTAAACTAGGCGATCACAAAATAACTGAAATCGCACAAACTCAAATTCGAGAAGCCAGTAAATTAGCAGATCAAACATTGAGCACTGAGCTCAATCGACTTATAGCCTTGAAAGCAGTAAATAAAAATATTCGCCAGGCGGAAATTGATGTATTAGAAAAACAACGCGTGCTTTCTCTGAAAGAGTTAAGTAAAGCAAGTTGGCGATTAGATAGCCTTCGGGTAATAGTGACAAATAAGGAATAA
- a CDS encoding DNA-directed RNA polymerase subunit alpha → MQGSVTEFLKPRLVDIEQISSTHAKVILEPLERGFGHTLGNALRRILLSSMPGCAVTEVEIDGVLHEYSSKEGVQEDILEVLLNLKGLAVKVQNKDDVILTLNKSGIGPVVAADITHDGDVEIVNPSHVICHLTDENASINMRIRVQRGRGYVPASARTHSQNEDRPIGRLLVDACYSPVDRIAYNVEAARVEQRTDLDKLVIELETNGTIDPEEAIRRAATILAEQLDAFVDLRDVRQPEVKEEKPEFDPILLRPVDDLELTVRSANCLKAETIHYIGDLVQRTEVELLKTPNLGKKSLTEIKDVLASRGLSLGMRLENWPPASIAED, encoded by the coding sequence ATGCAGGGTTCTGTTACAGAATTTTTAAAACCACGCTTAGTAGATATCGAGCAAATTAGCTCTACTCATGCTAAGGTGATCTTAGAACCGTTAGAGCGTGGCTTTGGTCATACTCTAGGGAATGCATTACGTCGTATCCTTCTGTCTTCAATGCCAGGTTGTGCTGTAACTGAAGTAGAAATTGATGGCGTACTGCATGAATATAGTAGTAAAGAAGGTGTTCAGGAAGATATTCTTGAAGTTCTTTTAAACCTTAAAGGTCTAGCGGTTAAAGTACAGAATAAAGATGATGTTATTCTGACATTAAATAAATCTGGAATTGGCCCTGTTGTTGCAGCTGATATCACCCATGATGGTGATGTTGAGATTGTTAATCCATCACATGTAATCTGTCACTTAACAGACGAAAATGCATCTATTAATATGCGTATTCGTGTTCAACGTGGTAGAGGTTATGTACCAGCATCTGCTCGTACTCATTCACAAAATGAAGATCGTCCAATTGGTCGTTTATTAGTGGATGCTTGTTATAGCCCGGTTGACCGTATTGCTTACAATGTTGAAGCAGCACGTGTTGAACAACGTACTGACTTAGATAAACTAGTTATTGAGTTAGAAACTAACGGGACTATTGATCCGGAAGAAGCAATTCGTCGTGCAGCAACAATTTTAGCAGAGCAACTCGATGCATTCGTTGATTTGCGTGATGTTCGTCAACCTGAAGTCAAGGAAGAAAAACCGGAATTCGATCCGATTTTATTACGTCCTGTTGATGACTTAGAGTTGACAGTTCGTTCTGCTAACTGTTTGAAAGCAGAAACAATTCACTATATCGGTGACTTAGTACAACGTACAGAAGTTGAGTTATTAAAAACGCCTAATCTTGGTAAGAAATCTCTTACTGAAATTAAAGACGTTCTCGCTTCACGTGGCTTGTCACTTGGTATGCGCCTTGAGAATTGGCCACCAGCAAGTATTGCTGAAGACTAG
- the rplQ gene encoding 50S ribosomal protein L17 has translation MRHRKSGRQLNRNSSHRQAMFRNLASALVSHEIIKTTLPKAKELRRVVEPLITLAKEDSVANRRLAFARTRNIETVAKLFNELGPRFAQRAGGYTRILKCGFRAGDNAPMAYIELVDRPEVAEAAAE, from the coding sequence ATGCGCCATCGTAAGAGTGGTCGTCAACTAAACCGTAATAGCAGCCATCGCCAAGCGATGTTCCGTAACTTAGCAAGTGCTTTAGTTAGTCATGAAATCATCAAGACTACTTTACCAAAAGCTAAAGAATTACGTCGTGTAGTTGAACCGTTAATTACATTAGCAAAAGAAGATAGCGTTGCAAACCGTCGTTTAGCATTCGCTCGTACTCGTAACATCGAAACTGTTGCGAAATTATTCAATGAATTAGGTCCACGTTTTGCTCAACGTGCAGGTGGTTACACCCGTATCTTAAAATGTGGTTTCCGTGCAGGTGACAACGCTCCAATGGCATACATTGAGTTAGTTGATCGTCCAGAAGTTGCAGAAGCAGCAGCGGAATAA
- the rpsK gene encoding 30S ribosomal protein S11, which yields MAKTPVRARKRVKKQVVDGVAHIHASFNNTIVTITDRQGNALAWATAGGSGFRGSRKSTPFAAQVAAERCAEIVKEFGLKNLEVMVKGPGPGRESTIRALNAAGFRITNITDVTPIPHNGCRPPKKRRV from the coding sequence ATGGCTAAAACACCAGTTCGTGCACGTAAACGTGTAAAAAAACAAGTTGTAGATGGCGTAGCACACATTCACGCATCTTTCAATAACACAATCGTTACCATTACTGACCGTCAAGGTAATGCTTTAGCTTGGGCTACAGCAGGTGGTTCAGGTTTCCGTGGTTCTCGTAAATCTACCCCGTTCGCTGCACAAGTTGCTGCAGAACGTTGTGCTGAAATCGTTAAAGAATTCGGCTTAAAGAACTTGGAAGTTATGGTTAAAGGTCCGGGTCCGGGTCGTGAATCAACAATCCGTGCATTAAATGCAGCGGGTTTTCGTATCACGAACATCACTGATGTGACTCCGATCCCTCATAACGGTTGTCGTCCACCGAAAAAACGTCGTGTTTAA